CGTGCCGGTCGAGGACGGCGAACACGTCCTGGAGGAGGGCGGCGGTGGGGGCGCCCGGGGGGCGCGGTACGGTGGACATCGGGTTCACTCCTGGTTGAGTCAGGTCGTGGATCAAGCCCTCGGGTTGGTGTTGGTAGCACCGCCCGGGGGCGTTTTGTTTTCGTGGGGAGACCGTAGCGGATTGGTCGTGCAGCCGCTACCGTTCCGGGAATAGTTTCACCGGATGCCCCTGTTTTTTAGTAGATCTACCCGTAGCACGTGGCATCCTGCTAAAATCACATTCCCGCAGGTCAGCGCATTCCGCCACCCTATTGCACGTGGCATTCCGTTTAATCTACGACGGGTAGTACTACTGGCCGTGGCACCCCCGCGTTAATTCAGGATGACTTACGGGGAAGGGCTTTGAGGCCCTTCGGACAGGGGCCGAAGGGCCGGAGTTCCGGGTGGGCGCGTCAAGCCGGAGTGACCCTTCTCCCCCGCCGCGGGTAGGGGTGGGACGCTCCGTTCGCGGGCAGACACCCGAGCAGCACGAGCAGACCGAAGGGGTGCACATGGCCGAGCGGATGCGGATCCAGCTGTTCCGGGGGGACATCACCGAGCACCGCGCGGACGCGATCGTCAACGCCGCCAACAGCTCCCTGCTGGGCGGCGGCGGGGTGGACGGCGCCATCCACCGCAAGGGCGGCAAGGCGATTCTGGAGGAGTGCCGCAAGCTGCGCGCCTCCCGCTACGGGGGCGGTTTGTCCGCCGGGCAGGCGGTGGCGACCACCGCGGGGAAACTGCCCGCCCGTTGGGTGATCCACACCGTCGGCCCGGTGTACAGCGAGACCGAGGACCGGTCGGCGGTGCTGGCCTCGTGCTTCACCGAGTCGCTGCGGGTCGCGGACGAGTTGGGCGCGGAGTCGGTCGCCTTCCCGGCGATCTCCACCGGGGTCTACCGGTGGCCGCTGGACGACGCGGCGCGGATCGCCGCGCGGGCGCTGCGCACCGCCGAGGTCGGGGTGGACCGGGTGGATCTGGTGCTGTTCGACGAGGCCGCGCTGGCCGCGTTCCGGCGGGCTTTCGACACCACCTGATCCGCTGGCCCGTCGAAGGCGCGCGGTTGGCCGCCCCCGCCTACCGCGGCGCCGCGGTCCGTCGTACGCTCCGTCCCATGGGACACCGGCATCCGAGCAAGCTCAAGAACCCCGAGGTGAGTCACGCGCGCGCCCGTTGGCTGCTGCGCGCGGAGCTCGCCGGGTGCGACGCCTGCCGTGCCGAGGGCGATGAGCACGCCCTGTCCGACCTCGCGTCGGGCGGCGTCTTCGACTCCCTGATCACGGGTTTCGTCCTGTCCCGCGTCCAGCAGTGGCACTCGCCGAGTCGGCCCTCCCAGTACCCGGCCACGGTGTACCGCATCGCCCCCATCCACGAACGGGATTTCTGGCGGCCCCCGACCCAGCACTGCATGCGCGTGTGCACGGTGACGGGCTCCGGGGGCAACGGGGTGGACACCGTCCCCGCACTCCGGGAACTGCGTCTGATGTCGACCGCGGACCGCGCCCTGGTCCTGGACGACATCATCGACGGGCTCGCCGAAACGGAAGGTTGACCTTGACGCCCGTTCCCCACCTCACCCGGTTCCGTTCCCCGTTCCCCGCGCCGATCCCCGCCATGTCCCCCAAGCACGACAAGCCCATCGTGGGCCAGTGCGAGAGATGCGGTGAGTACCTCAACGCCGGGGTGCGCACCTGCCCGAACTGCGGTCACTACAACGGCTGACCCGCCCCGGGGCTCCCCGCACCGCACGTCCGCACGGCCGCGGGTCCGAGCCGGTCCGACCGGCCCCGCGCTATTTGCCGGGGTCGGCGATCGGCTTCGGGTAGCCCTCCACCCCTTCGCCGAATCCCTCAAGCCACGGGGTGTGGGCGAGCGCGCCGGCCAGCCCCGCGAGTTCGGGGACGTGGCGCCGCACGTACACACCGTCGGGATCGAAGCGCTTGGCCTGCCGGGAGGGGTTGAACGCACGGTTGGGCCGGGTGTCGTTGCCTGTTCCGGCGGTCCACTGCCAGTTTCCGTACTCGTTGGCGACGTCGCCGTCGGTCAGGTGCGCGTCGAAGTGCGCGGCCCCCTCCCGCCAGTGCACGAGCAGTGTCTTGGTGAGGAAGGCGGCGGTGATCATGCGGGTGCGGTTGTGCATGAAGCCCTCCCGGAGCAGCTGCCGCATGCCGGCGTCCACGATCGGCACCCCGGTGCGGCCCTCCTTCCAGGCGGCGAGGGCCTCGGGATCGGTGCGCCACTCGCGGTCCCGGGGCCGGTAGTCGCGGATGTTGATGGCCGGGAAGGCGGCGGTGACCTGGTGGTGGAAGTCGCGCCAGGCGAGCTGGCGCACGTACTCGGAACCGCCGGGCAGGTCACGGGCGGCGGTGGCGACCTCCAGCGGGGACAGGCAGCCGAAGCGCAGGTCCGCGGAGAGCCCGGAGGTGGCGGCCCCGGGGAGGTCGTCGTGCCGGTCCCCGTAGTCGGCCAGGCCGAGGTCGAGCCAGGAGCGCAGGCGTTCGCGGGCCAGGGCCTGGCCGCCGCGGACGCGGTCCGGAGCGAGGACGCCCACTCCTTCCGTGCCGTCCGCCAGGTCGGGGAGCTCCCCCGGGTCGAGGCCGTCGGGCAGGTCCAGGTGTTCGGGCGCGGGCAGTACCTCGCGCCAGGCGGCCGACTCCCAGGACCGCCAGTAGGGGGTGAAGACCTTGTAGTGGTCGCCGCTGGCCGGGGTGACCCCGCCCGGCGGGACCACGGTCAGCCCGGGGTGGGTGCGCACCTCCAGGCCGGTGGCGCGCAGTGCCTCCTCCCGACGGGCGGCGAACCAGCTCACACCCGAGCTCAGGTGGACGGTGCGGGCCCCGGTCTCCCGGGCCAGGGCGAGGACCTCGGCGTCCGTGTCGCCCCGGCGCAGGACGAGGTCGCCGCCGCGTGCGCGCAGGGCTGAGCGCAGGTCGGCCAGGGCCTCGCCCAGGTAGGCGCGGCGGTTGCGCGCGGCGCGGCGCAGGAGTGCGGGTTCGAGGACGAAGAGCGGGACCACCGGCCCGGGGCCGCGGAGGGCCGCGGTCAGCGCGGGGTGATCGTGCAGGCGCAGGTCCTGGGTGAGGAGGACGAGAACGGGGGTGCCCAACAGAACTCCTTCACTTTGCGGGACCATCACACTACTGCCTGTGTGCTGACGATTGCCCGATGTCAGACCGGGTAGGGCCCCACCATGAACCCGGTTCAGAACCCACCCCCGCGCCCCGTCGTCGGGGTCTCCAGCTGCCTGATCGGCGCGCCCGTGCGCTACAACGGCGGGCACTCACGGTACAAGTTCCTCACCGACGAGCTGGACCGGCACGTGGACTGGCTTCCGGTCTGCCCGGAGGCGGAGATCGGGCTGGGCGTGCCGCGCCCGACCCTGCGCCTCCAGGACCGCCCGGAGCCGGAGGCTGACGGCCCGGAAGCGGAAAGCGGGCAGGCCTGGAGCGCGGACCGGGTGATCTCCAGCAAGGACGGCACCGACCATACGGACGACCTGGCCGGGGTCGCCGACCGGCACCTGCGGGAGCTACGCCGCCTGGACGGCTACGTGCTCAAGAACAAGTCGCCGAGCTGCGGTCTCTACGCGCTGCCGGTGTTCGACGACAACGGCGACCGGCTGCGCGGGACGGGCCGGGGCGCCTTCGCCGCCCGGCTCACCGCTCTGCTCCCCCACCTTCCGGTGGAAGAGCAGGGACGCCTGTCCGACGCGGTGCTGCGCGAGCACTTCGTGGAGCGGGTGTTCGCGCACTCCCGGCTGCGGGCCCTGCTGGAGTCGGAGTGGCGCCCGCGCGACCTCGTGGAGTTCCACACCCGGCACAAGCTCCAGCTGATGGCCCACTCCCCGGACGGTTACCGGGAGACCGGGCGGATCGTGGCGCGGGCCGGCACCGACGCCCCCGAGGAGATCGCGTCCGTGTACGCGGAGGCCTTCCACCGGGCCCTGGCGGTCAAGACCAGCCGGGGCAAGCACGCCAACGTGCTCCAGCACGTCTTCGGCATGATCAGCCCGATGCTGGACGACACACGCAGGCACGACCTGCTGGCCGGGATCGAGGAGTACCGGGAGGGCCAGGCCCCGCTCAGCCTGCCGGTGGCGCTGCTGCGGCACCACTGCTCCGCGGAGGACGTGGCCTGGGCCAGCGAGCAGACCTACCTGCGCCCCTACCCGGACCGGCTGCGGCTGCGGCACCCGGTGGCGGTCTGAAGGAGGAGCCGGAGAAGTCCGGGGAGAAGAGACCCCCGAAGGGCGGGGCCTGACGGAGATCCGTCGTAGATTCCACACACAAAGAGCACACTCGACTACAGTGGGTTACTGTACGTGGCCGCGTGGTGCGCGGTTCCCGGTTGCCCCCGACACCGAGGTCTTCGACGTGTTCGTCTCGTTCCCCCGACGCGCCGCCGTGCTCGTCTCCTCCTGTGCCGTCGCCCTGATCGCCGCGACCCTGGCCACCACGCCGCAGGAGGGTCTGGCGGAGCGGTTCGGGCACCACCTGACCGCGCCCGCACCGGAACTGGCCCACGGCCACATGGCCCTTCCGCCCGAAGCGGGCTCCACCCCCGCGCCCATCCCCCGCCCCGGGCAGGTCGCGGTCTGCGCGGAGCCCGGCCGCGACGAGGTCGTCACGCTGCCGGACCCCGGCGCACCCGAGGAGGAGGGGCGCGCCCTGTGGATCCGCCGCCCGCCCGGCCCGGACAGCGCCGACCTGCCCGTCCTCTACCTGCTGCACGGTTCCGCCTCCAGCCACCGCACCCTCATGGACGCGGACGTGGGTGCCCGGCTGGACCAGCAGATGTGCCGTACGGGGGTCGAGTTCGTCATCGCCGCCCCGCACGGGCAGGAGAGCGGCGGGGCCACCACGGAGTGGGGCGACGCCCACGACGGCCGGTTCGCGCTGGAGAGCTTCGTCACCGGCGCCACCGTGGCCGCGGTCGAAGGCGAGTACCCGCGGCCGCGGTCGCTGCGCGCGATCGGCGGTTTCTCCATGGGCGGTTACGGCGCCGCCGCCCTGGCCCTGCGCAACCCCGACCTCTACTCCCAGGTGGCCAGCTGGGGCGGGTACTTCCGCGTGGACGACCCCCACAGAACCTTCGGCAAGGATGCCGGACCGCACTCCCCTGACCGCCTCCTGGGCTCGGAGGACGTGCGTGACCTGCGGTTCATGCTGGTGGAGGGGCGCGAGGACCACACCCCGCTCCAGGACGGGAGCATCCACGGCGAGGCCGAGCGCTTCTCCGCGCTGCTCACTGAGCACGGTATGACGGTCGCCACGATCCGGCCGCGCGGCGGGCACGACCTGGCCACCTGGAAACGCACCTTCCCCGAGACCGTGGACTTCCTGGTCGCCGGTTGGGCTTCTACACCGTGATCCCGGCCGGGTCAACCCCGGCCCCCTCGGACGGTCCGGTGGGGAACAGTGTGTACCTTCGTCGCTGTTGACGACTACGGCTCGCACACATGTTGCGCACACGACCTGGAGGATCCACCGGTGGCCGGACCCGTACCGATGGGAGAACAGACGACGGTTCCCTCGACCCCTTCGAGGATCGCGACCGTCAGTCTGCACACCTCCCCGCTGGACCAGCCCGGCACCGGTGACGCCGGCGGGCTCAACGTGTACGTGGTCGAGGTGGCCCGCCGGATGGCCGAGCGCAACGTGGCCGTGGACGTGTTCACCCGGGCGACCAGCCCTGACCTCCCCCCGGTGGTCGAGCTCGCGCCGGGGGTGAACGTGCGGCACGTGCCCGCCGGTCCCTACGGCCATCTGGACAAGAACACCCTCGCCGACCACCTGTGCCCGTTCATCTTCGGGATGCTGCGCGCCGAGGCCCAGGGCGAGCCGGGCCACTACGACCTCGTGCACGGCCACTACTGGCTGTCCGGCAAGGCGGGGGTCGTGGCCGCCCGCCGCTGGGGGGTGCCCATGGTGCAGTCCATGCACACGATGGCGCGGGTCAAGAACGCCGCCCTGGCCACGGGCGACGCCCCCGAACCCGAGGCGCGGGT
This DNA window, taken from Nocardiopsis exhalans, encodes the following:
- a CDS encoding O-acetyl-ADP-ribose deacetylase — its product is MAERMRIQLFRGDITEHRADAIVNAANSSLLGGGGVDGAIHRKGGKAILEECRKLRASRYGGGLSAGQAVATTAGKLPARWVIHTVGPVYSETEDRSAVLASCFTESLRVADELGAESVAFPAISTGVYRWPLDDAARIAARALRTAEVGVDRVDLVLFDEAALAAFRRAFDTT
- a CDS encoding cryptochrome/photolyase family protein, which codes for MGTPVLVLLTQDLRLHDHPALTAALRGPGPVVPLFVLEPALLRRAARNRRAYLGEALADLRSALRARGGDLVLRRGDTDAEVLALARETGARTVHLSSGVSWFAARREEALRATGLEVRTHPGLTVVPPGGVTPASGDHYKVFTPYWRSWESAAWREVLPAPEHLDLPDGLDPGELPDLADGTEGVGVLAPDRVRGGQALARERLRSWLDLGLADYGDRHDDLPGAATSGLSADLRFGCLSPLEVATAARDLPGGSEYVRQLAWRDFHHQVTAAFPAINIRDYRPRDREWRTDPEALAAWKEGRTGVPIVDAGMRQLLREGFMHNRTRMITAAFLTKTLLVHWREGAAHFDAHLTDGDVANEYGNWQWTAGTGNDTRPNRAFNPSRQAKRFDPDGVYVRRHVPELAGLAGALAHTPWLEGFGEGVEGYPKPIADPGK
- a CDS encoding YbgA family protein codes for the protein MNPVQNPPPRPVVGVSSCLIGAPVRYNGGHSRYKFLTDELDRHVDWLPVCPEAEIGLGVPRPTLRLQDRPEPEADGPEAESGQAWSADRVISSKDGTDHTDDLAGVADRHLRELRRLDGYVLKNKSPSCGLYALPVFDDNGDRLRGTGRGAFAARLTALLPHLPVEEQGRLSDAVLREHFVERVFAHSRLRALLESEWRPRDLVEFHTRHKLQLMAHSPDGYRETGRIVARAGTDAPEEIASVYAEAFHRALAVKTSRGKHANVLQHVFGMISPMLDDTRRHDLLAGIEEYREGQAPLSLPVALLRHHCSAEDVAWASEQTYLRPYPDRLRLRHPVAV
- a CDS encoding alpha/beta hydrolase, whose protein sequence is MFVSFPRRAAVLVSSCAVALIAATLATTPQEGLAERFGHHLTAPAPELAHGHMALPPEAGSTPAPIPRPGQVAVCAEPGRDEVVTLPDPGAPEEEGRALWIRRPPGPDSADLPVLYLLHGSASSHRTLMDADVGARLDQQMCRTGVEFVIAAPHGQESGGATTEWGDAHDGRFALESFVTGATVAAVEGEYPRPRSLRAIGGFSMGGYGAAALALRNPDLYSQVASWGGYFRVDDPHRTFGKDAGPHSPDRLLGSEDVRDLRFMLVEGREDHTPLQDGSIHGEAERFSALLTEHGMTVATIRPRGGHDLATWKRTFPETVDFLVAGWASTP